The genomic stretch GCTTCAGCCGCAAAGAGGCACTGGGTCAGAACCCTCGTATTCTGAAGTCCGGCCGTCAGTCCGACGAGTTCTACGCAACGATGTGGAAAACCCTGGTCGAGAACGGGCAGTGGTCGGGGGAGGTCTGGAACCGGCGCAAGAATGGCGAGGTATTCGCCGAAATGCAGACCATCAGCGCGGTGCACGACGAGCACGGCAATATTCAGCGTTACGTGGCACTGTTTTCCGACATTTCCCGGCTCAAGGAGCACGAGAGCCAGCTTGAGCACATTGCCCACTACGATGCGCTGACCAGCCTGCCCAACCGCGTACTGCTTGCTGATCGCCTGCACCAGGCCATGGCCCAGGCCCAGCGGCGGAAACAGCGCCTGGCCGTCGCCTATCTCGACCTCGACGGCTTCAAATCGGTCAACGACCACCACGGCCATTACGCGGGTGACCAGTTGCTGATGACCGTGTCAACACGCATGCGCCAGACGCTGCGCGAGGGCGACACGCTCGCCCGCCTGGGCGGTGACGAGTTCGTTGCGGTCCTGGTCGATCTCGATGCGGTCGCCGACAGTGTGACAATGCTCACCCGTCTGCTCGCTGCTGCCGCCCAGCCGGTTCATGTCGACGATCTGGTGCTGCAGGTTTCGGCCAGTGTCGGCGTCACCTTCTATCCGCAGACGGAGGAAGTGGATGCCGACCAGTTGCTGCGCCAGGCCGATCAGTCGATGTACCAGGCAAAGCTCTCGGGCAAGAACTGTTATCACGTCTTCGACGCCGATCATGACCGCAGCGTGCGCGGCCACTACGAGAGTCTCGAACGCATCCGCCAGGCAATGACCGAGCACGAACTGGTCATGTATTACCAACCCAAGGTCAATATGCGCACCGGTATGGTGGTCGGCGCCGAAGCGCTGATCCGCTGGCAGCACCCCGAGAAGGGACTCCTGCTCCCAGCCTCTTTCCTGCCGGTCATCGAGAACCATCCGCTGTCGATCGAGCTTGGCGAATGGGTGATCGACTCCACCCTGAGCCAGATGGAAGCATGGCATGCACACGGCCTCGAGCTGCACGCCAGCATCAACGTGGGTGCCCGCCAGTTGCGCGACCCCGGCTTCGTAGACCGCCTGCGCGAGATCCTGAGCGCACACCCGCAGATCCTGCCCTCCTGCGTTGAGCTGGAAGTCCTGGAAACGAGCGCGCTCGAAGATCTCGCCGGCGTCGCGGAGATCATCCAGGCCTGCCGCGATCTCGGCGTTAAATTCGCGCTCGATGACTTCGGCACCGGCTATTCATCCCTGACCTACCTCAAGCGCCTGCCGGTGGCCCAGCTCAAGATCGACCAGAGCTTCGTGCGCGACATCCTCGACGACCCTGACGATCTCGCCATTGTCGAAAGCGTGCTCGGTCTGGCCGCTGCCTTCCGCCGCCAGGTCATTGCGGAAGGCGTGGAAACCGTGGAACACGGGGAGTTGCTGCTGCAACTGGGCTGCGAGCTGGCGCAAGGCTACGGTATCGCGCGTCCGATGCCCGCCGAGGCGATACCCGGCTGGTGCGCATCCTGGCGCCCCGACCCGACGTGGCAAACTTGCCGGACCGTCAGGCGCAGCGCGCTGCCCCTGCTTTTTGCCAGTGTCGAACATCGGGCGTGGATCAGCGCCATGATTCAGTACTTCAAGGGCGAACGTGGGGCCCCGCCACCGCTTGATCGCCATGAATGCGCATTCGGCAAGTGGCTGGATGCTGGCGGCCTGAACCATCGCC from Parazoarcus communis encodes the following:
- a CDS encoding EAL domain-containing protein, with translation MRQLRLTFLLTLTLFSGALLAISGYTLWRLNADAVRAGFEISALHSRSFEDYLTQSLHVAELAAATAVSDSGGQPDLEAIEAAFLAILRHSPYLRSMSLLDEHGRIIASSNPANIDKTITLEGYLPPVNGPREILRIGAPWAGRDFSGGRPSTADAPLDADALSFIPVTRSLAFGDSTRTILIALNPDHFVNQMSQTLKLDTALIEVLRYDGTLLMTNDPEARTGAVNADDLSALMLTESEHGRFQHESGHSPSALSTFRASPLYPFIVVTHLYRDTALQGWRSEAKAVVFVVGAALLAVILIASAFYRRRIQLMAQRAEAERLQRINASVFESSAEAIVITDVNADIISVNAAFTRITGYEAAEVLGRNPRLLASGTHDRAFYTRMWTTLLNNGFWRGQLVNRRKDGTLYHVQMSITASRDPQGKLQHYIGDIVDITERKQAEERLHLAASVFTHAHEAIMITAPDGSIIDVNAAFSRMTGFSRKEALGQNPRILKSGRQSDEFYATMWKTLVENGQWSGEVWNRRKNGEVFAEMQTISAVHDEHGNIQRYVALFSDISRLKEHESQLEHIAHYDALTSLPNRVLLADRLHQAMAQAQRRKQRLAVAYLDLDGFKSVNDHHGHYAGDQLLMTVSTRMRQTLREGDTLARLGGDEFVAVLVDLDAVADSVTMLTRLLAAAAQPVHVDDLVLQVSASVGVTFYPQTEEVDADQLLRQADQSMYQAKLSGKNCYHVFDADHDRSVRGHYESLERIRQAMTEHELVMYYQPKVNMRTGMVVGAEALIRWQHPEKGLLLPASFLPVIENHPLSIELGEWVIDSTLSQMEAWHAHGLELHASINVGARQLRDPGFVDRLREILSAHPQILPSCVELEVLETSALEDLAGVAEIIQACRDLGVKFALDDFGTGYSSLTYLKRLPVAQLKIDQSFVRDILDDPDDLAIVESVLGLAAAFRRQVIAEGVETVEHGELLLQLGCELAQGYGIARPMPAEAIPGWCASWRPDPTWQTCRTVRRSALPLLFASVEHRAWISAMIQYFKGERGAPPPLDRHECAFGKWLDAGGLNHRRGDKAWEQIQSLHRAIHELGTQLCTLHDQGRQIELERGMCDLLELRDTLILQLRSLIQLAERPARRRTKYLPEESVEQRSLTAGTGK